Proteins encoded within one genomic window of Rhododendron vialii isolate Sample 1 chromosome 1a, ASM3025357v1:
- the LOC131320591 gene encoding uncharacterized protein LOC131320591, giving the protein MHHYQTPSNHTHTQRVREKEREREMAMRSAVTLFLIALALVQLTTARNVPNEGQGLKDQKTFGPFAGLGGFSGLGSNGLPVGGLGGTVGSGGLGGDGGLGVPMGGLGSGSGAGGGLGGGDGGLGSSGGIGGGGLGGLGSLGGIGSGSGLGGGGGLGGGDGGSGSQGGLGGGDLGGAGTGGLPNP; this is encoded by the coding sequence ATGCACCACTATCAAACCCCATCAAACCACACACACACgcagagagtgagagagaaagagagagagagagagatggcaatGCGGTCTGCAGTCACATTATTTCTCATCGCTCTGGCACTTGTCCAGTTAACCACTGCTAGAAACGTGCCTAACGAAGGCCAAGGTCTCAAGGACCAAAAGACGTTTGGACCCTTTGCTGGGCTCGGTGGGTTTAGCGGTCTGGGAAGCAATGGGCTTCCAGTTGGCGGGCTTGGTGGTACGGTTGGCTCCGGTGGACTTGGCGGTGATGGTGGATTGGGAGTACCTATGGGCGGTCTTGGCAGCGGCAGCGGTGCCGGTGGTGGTTTAGGCGGAGGGGATGGTGGTTTGGGAAGTTCGGGCGGTATTGGCGGCGGCGGTCTTGGTGGCCTGGGTAGTTTAGGTGGAATTGGAAGCGGTAGCGGcctcggtggtggtggtggtcttggTGGAGGAGATGGTGGCTCGGGATCACAGGGTGGCCTCGGTGGTGGTGATCTTGGTGGCGCTGGCACTGGTGGTCTTCCAAATCCATGA
- the LOC131320598 gene encoding 26S proteasome regulatory subunit 4 homolog B: protein MGQGTPGGLNRQGLGGDRKNDGDNKKDKKFEQPAPPARVGRKQRKQKGPEAAARLPTVTPVTKCKLRLLKLERIKDYLLMEEEFVTNQERLKPQEEKTEEDRSKVDDLRGSPMSVGNLEELIDENHAIVSSSVGPEYYVGILSFVDKDQLEPGCSILMHNKVLSVVGLLQDEVDPMVSVMKVEKAPLESYADIGGLDAQIQEIKEAVELPLTHPELYEDIGIKPPKGVILYGEPGTGKTLLAKAVANSTSATFLRVVGSELIQKYLGDGPKLVRELFRVADDLSPSIVFIDEIDAIGTKRYDAHSGGEREIQRTMLELLNQLDGFDSRGDVKVILATNKIESLDPALLRPGRIDRKIEFPLPDIKTRRRIFTIHTSRMTLADDVNLEEFVMTKDEFSGADIKAICTEAGLLALRERRMKVMHADFKKAKDKVMFKKKEGVPEGLYM from the exons ATGGGTCAAGGAACACCCGGCGGCCTTAACCGGCAAGGCCTAGGCGGCGACCGCAAGAACGACGGCGACAATAAGAAGGACAAGAAGTTCGAACAACCCGCCCCGCCCGCCCGCGTTGGCCGCAAGCAGCGCAAGCAAAAGGGCCCCGAGGCGGCGGCGCGTCTCCCGACCGTAACCCCCGTAACGAAGTGCAAGCTCAGGCTGCTAAAGCTCGAGCGGATCAAGGACTACCTGCTGATGGAAGAGGAGTTCGTGACCAACCAGGAGCGGCTCAAGCCTCAGGAGGAGAAGACGGAGGAGGACCGGTCGAAGGTCGATGACCTGAGGGGGTCGCCGATGAGCGTGGGGAACTTGGAGGAATTGATTGATGAGAATCACGCGATTGTTTCGTCGTCGGTTGGCCCGGAGTACTATGTGGGGATTCTGTCGTTTGTTGATAAGGATCAGTTGGAGCCTGGGTGCTCGATCTTGATGCATAATAAG GTTCTTTCTGTTGTTGGGCTTCTTCAAGACGAAGTTGATCCAATGGTGTCCGTGATGAAGGTTGAGAAGGCTCCGTTGGAGTCATATGCTGACATTGGCGGGTTAGATGCACAGATACAGGAAATCAAGGAAGCTGTTGAACTGCCTCTGACACATCCGGAGTTGTATGAAGACATTGGTATCAAGCCTCCCAAGGGGGTCATACTTTATGGAGAGCCAGGAACAGGCAAGACCTTGCTTGCAAAG GCAGTAGCAAATTCTACATCAGCAACTTTCTTACGTGTCGTTGGAAGTGAATTGATCCAAAAGTACCTAGGAGATGGTCCAAAGTTGGTGAGGGAACTCTTTAGAGTTGCTGATGATCTCTCACCTTCTATTGTGTTCATTGATGAAATTGACGCAATTGGTACAAAAAG GTATGATGCTCATTCGGGTGGTGAGCGTGAAATTCAGAGGACCATGTTGGAACTGCTGAACCAGTTAGATGGTTTTGATTCAAGAGGTGATGTCAAGGTGATTCTCGCGACAAACAAAATCGAAAGCCTTGATCCTGCTTTGCTTCGGCCTGGTCGAATAGATAGGAAGATTGAGTTCCCTCTTCCTGATATTAAGACAAGGAGGCGCATTTTCACG ATACACACTTCAAGGATGACTTTGGCTGATGACGTCAACTTGGAAGAATTTGTTATGACGAAGGATGAATTTTCTGGAGCTGATATAAAGGCGATATGTACAGAAGCTGGTTTGCTTGCTTTAAGAGAGCGACGTATGAAG GTTATGCATGCAGACTTCAAGAAGGCTAAAGATAAGGTTATGTTCAAGAAGAAAGAGGGAGTTCCAGAAGGGCTCTATATGTGA
- the LOC131332123 gene encoding uncharacterized protein LOC131332123, with protein sequence MLGYRILSREGAGRSSRTARLEADNRHPRFYVLCSNELYEQTCDSVTGLTRRCSSDCFKKHKVTWIHKYLALAQRFKLAAAAAASSPDTKMTSAPVSDIQRSDHVDEASKVLEKLQLESAASSSDEK encoded by the exons ATGTTGGGATATAGGATCCTCTCCAGGGAAGGGGCTGGACGGTCCT CACGGACGGCTCGGTTGGAGGCGGACAATAGGCACCCCAGGTTCTATGTTTTGTGTTCTAATGAGTTATATGAGCAAACTTGTGATTCCGTTACTGGACTGACTCGCAGGTGCTCGTCGGATtgtttcaaaaaacacaaagtTACATGGATACATAAGTATTTGGCACTAGCGCAAAGGTTTAAgcttgctgctgctgctgctgcatcTTCTCCCGACACAAAAATGA CTTCGGCTCCAGTATCAGACATTCAAAGATCAGATCATGTTGATGAAGCAAGCAAAGTGCTGGAAAAATTGCAATTGGAGTCTGCCG CATCTTCTAGTGACGAAAAATGA
- the LOC131320607 gene encoding transcription factor PIF1-like, producing the protein MNHLVPDFEMDDDYSIPSSSGLTRPKKYSPMAEEEIMELLWQNGQVVMQSQNQRSLRRSHVGDGVNPPEHTAAAKEIRTEEESATQLFIQEDEMASWLHYPIEDSFDRDFYADLIYPAPTAPVAPIPDDVRVSTPPAAAKAAAPRPPIPPPARRPEVESPVRIQNFLHFSRPKKGRTEAGPSICNKAARDSTVVDSSETPAPGSTVSHAAAQVSGGNVWYGAAASGAAAVAVASSAAGEETGLASSPGGSGASVSASAEPVHKPVLEAVTEDRKRKGIEADDFECQSEDVEFDFPDAKKQARGSTSTKRSRAAEVHNLSERRRRDRINEKMKALQELIPRCNKSDKASMLDEAIEYLKSLQLQVQMMSMGCTMVPMMFPGVQQYMPPMGMGMGMGMGMGMGMEMGMNHPMMPFPSVLPGSALPTAAANARLGPTFPMPAFHIPQPVPLPDPSRIQATSQSDLMLNSMGTQNPNPPQMPSFADPYQRYRGLHHMQLPLPQNQAMMQPSPSKPNSSREVETHQNLQSG; encoded by the exons ATGAATCACTTGGTTCCAGATTTCGAAATGGACGACGATTACTCTATTCCGAGTTCCTCAGGTTTAACTCGGCCGAAGAAGTACTCACCAAT GGCTGAGGAAGAGATCATGGAGCTACTTTGGCAAAACGGCCAGGTCGTCATGCAGAGCCAAAACCAGAGATCTCTCCGGCGGTCTCACGTCGGAGACGGTGTTAATCCGCCGGAACACACGGCGGCGGCCAAAGAGATCAGGACGGAGGAAGAATCGGCCACGCAGCTGTTCATCCAAGAGGATGAGATGGCCTCTTGGTTACACTACCCTATCGAGGACTCCTTCGACCGTGACTTCTACGCTGATCTCATCTATCCTGCGCCGACTGCTCCCGTGGCTCCCATTCCCGACGATGTGCGTGTTTCAACCCCGCCTGCCGCCGCAAAGGCGGCAGCTCCGCGGCCGCCGATTCCACCACCGGCGAGGCGTCCCGAGGTGGAATCACCGGTGCGGATTCAGAATTTCCTTCATTTTTCGAGGCCGAAG AAGGGGAGGACAGAGGCAGGACCGTCGATTTGTAACAAGGCGGCGAGGGACTCGACGGTGGTGGACTCGAGCGAGACGCCGGCGCCGGGGTCTACGGTTTCACACGCTGCGGCGCAGGTATCAGGCGGAAATGTATGGTACGGCGCAGCCGCGAGCGGTGCTGCGGCAGTGGCAGTGGCGTCATCTGCGGCAGGTGAGGAAACGGGGCTGGCGTCATCGCCAGGCGGCTCGGGAGCCAGCGTGAGTGCGAGCGCCGAGCCGGTGCATAAACCTGTGCTGGAGGCGGTGACGGAGGATCGGAAGCGGAAAGGAATAGAAGCCGACGACTTTGAATGTCAGAGTGAG GATGTTGAGTTTGATTTTCCTGATGCAAAGAAGCAAGCTCGTGGATCAACATCAACAAAGAGATCTCGTGCTGCAGAGGTCCACAATCTCTCAGAGAGG AGACGTCGTGATAGGATTAATGAAAAAATGAAGGCTTTGCAAGAACTCATACCTCGTTGCAACAAG TCGGACAAAGCCTCAATGTTGGACGAAGCCATTGAGTACTTGAAGTCACTCCAATTGCAAGTGCAg ATGATGTCCATGGGTTGCACCATGGTTCCCATGATGTTTCCTGGCGTTCAGCAATACATGCCACCTATGGGTATGGGTATGGGTATGGGGATGGGTATGGGAATGGGTATGGAAATGGGAATGAATCATCCGATGATGCCATTTCCATCTGTACTACCTGGTTCAGCATTGCCTACAGCAGCTGCGAATGCACGGCTGGGTCCAACATTCCCAATGCCAGCCTTTCATATTCCACAGCCTGTTCCTTTACCTGATCCATCCAGAATCCAAGCAACTAGTCAGTCAGATCTCATGCTAAACTCGATGGGTACCCAGAATCCCAACCCGCCCCAGATGCCAAGCTTTGCCGATCCTTATCAGCGGTATCGTGGTCTCCACCATATGCAACTACCATTGCCTCAG AATCAAGCAATGATGCAGCCAAGTCCCAGCAAGCCAAATAGCAGCAGGGAAGTTGAGACTCATCAGAATCTTCAGTCTG GGTAA
- the LOC131320617 gene encoding two-component response regulator 24-like: MCHIQPLRNGRLKGKHQQLPSTYLNPCRCQVIATRSSDTELNLKRRGKMASKANSGNPATEKRLTALVVDGGRTCQAVEKGLLRHYGIETQVVDNGKDAVDLFASGTKFDILMIDISLPGLSGLEATRQIRAMGVDCKIVGLAAYGLEEERRAFLEAGADEFFEKPVPHQQLVRILRDINNSN; encoded by the exons ATGTGCCATATCCAACCATTAAGAAATGGAAGACTGAAAGGAAAACACCAACAGCTTCCATCTACCTATTTAAACCCTTGTAGATGTCAGGTTATAGCTACAAGAAGTAGTGATACCGAACTTAATTTGAAGAG GAGGGGGAAAATGGCATCCAAAGCAAATTCAGGAAATCCAGCAACAGAGAAGAGACTCACTGCTCTGGTGGTGGATGGTGGAAGAACTTGTCAAGCTGTAGAGAAGGGACTCCTCAGGCATTATGGCATTGAGACTCAAGTGGTGGACAATGGAAAAGATGCTGTGGATCTTTTTGCTTCTGGCACAAAGTTTGACATTCTGATGATAGATATCTCTCTTCCAGGTCTCAGTGGGCTAGAG gCTACGAGGCAGATCCGTGCAATGGGAGTGGATTGCAAGATTGTGGGGCTTGCTGCATATGGCTTGGAAGAAGAGCGAAGGGCATTTCTGGAAGCTGGAGCGGATGAGTTTTTCGAGAAGCCAGTGCCTCACCAGCAACTAGTTCGCATTCTCAGAGACATTAACAATTCAAATTAG